One region of Hymenobacter sediminicola genomic DNA includes:
- a CDS encoding DUF721 domain-containing protein, which produces MKKASSPENSRQADIVPLKDSIKALLKVYRLQGKLNEVTVVANWEKVMGKAVALKTKEIYVSNGKLFVRLTSAPLKHELVMAKTRVLELINAAVGETVVKEVVFL; this is translated from the coding sequence GTGAAAAAAGCAAGCTCGCCTGAGAATTCCCGTCAAGCGGATATTGTGCCTCTCAAAGACAGCATCAAAGCCCTGCTAAAAGTATATCGTCTGCAGGGCAAGCTCAACGAGGTAACAGTAGTGGCCAACTGGGAAAAGGTGATGGGCAAGGCGGTTGCGCTTAAGACGAAGGAGATATATGTCAGCAATGGAAAGCTGTTCGTGCGGCTCACTTCTGCCCCACTCAAGCACGAGCTGGTCATGGCAAAGACCAGGGTTTTGGAGCTCATCAATGCTGCCGTAGGTGAAACGGTAGTCAAGGAAGTAGTATTCCTATGA
- a CDS encoding TraR/DksA family transcriptional regulator yields the protein MSDETLRYSREDLAEFEQIIQDKLTAARKEVAFIKETLSRKNDTGTDNTASSSKVLEDGADTAEKESLNQLASRQMKFIQQLENALVRIKNGTYGVCIGTGKLIPKERLRAVPHTQHSIEAKMARRD from the coding sequence ATGAGTGACGAAACCCTACGCTATTCCAGAGAAGATTTGGCCGAGTTCGAGCAAATCATCCAGGATAAGCTAACCGCCGCCCGCAAAGAGGTTGCTTTCATCAAAGAAACCTTAAGCCGCAAAAACGATACTGGCACCGACAATACAGCGTCTTCCTCGAAGGTGCTGGAAGATGGCGCTGATACGGCCGAAAAGGAAAGCCTGAACCAGTTGGCTTCCCGCCAGATGAAGTTCATTCAGCAGCTTGAAAATGCCTTGGTCCGTATCAAGAACGGTACGTATGGTGTGTGCATTGGCACCGGCAAGCTGATTCCAAAAGAACGCCTGCGCGCGGTACCGCACACCCAGCATTCCATCGAAGCCAAAATGGCTCGTCGCGACTAG
- a CDS encoding tetratricopeptide repeat protein — protein MSKIPYTGKTPGARQPQQPVSADPLAPATFSTEHPLLEDPDALATRLVESEDFLRRNKNVLLGLLAVVVLAIVGAFGFYTWRSSQDSKAQAAMFQAVNYWEADSLKKAMKGDGQYVGLESVANEYSGTKAGNLANFYAGVAALKEGQYKAAADYLEDFSSDDLLVQARAYALLGDANLEQNKYKEAAEFYNKAANHNANEQFTPGYLLKEATALELAKDYTGALKAYDRIVTEYPASFEVNEARQYKARAEALSGK, from the coding sequence ATGTCAAAGATTCCATACACGGGCAAAACGCCCGGAGCACGTCAGCCGCAACAACCTGTCTCGGCCGACCCGCTTGCTCCTGCTACCTTCTCCACAGAGCATCCGCTGCTGGAAGATCCAGACGCCTTGGCTACTCGGCTGGTTGAGTCGGAGGATTTCCTGCGGCGCAATAAAAATGTGCTGTTGGGCTTGCTGGCCGTAGTGGTGCTGGCAATAGTAGGGGCCTTTGGCTTCTATACGTGGCGCTCATCGCAGGATAGCAAGGCACAAGCTGCCATGTTTCAGGCGGTGAACTACTGGGAGGCTGACTCGCTGAAGAAAGCCATGAAAGGCGACGGTCAGTATGTAGGACTGGAGTCGGTAGCAAACGAATACAGCGGTACCAAAGCAGGCAACTTGGCCAATTTCTACGCCGGTGTAGCTGCGCTGAAAGAAGGCCAGTACAAAGCTGCCGCCGACTATCTGGAGGATTTCTCGTCTGATGATTTGCTGGTGCAGGCCCGCGCCTATGCATTACTTGGCGACGCTAATCTGGAGCAAAACAAATACAAGGAGGCAGCAGAGTTTTACAATAAAGCCGCCAACCACAACGCCAATGAGCAGTTTACGCCTGGCTACCTCTTGAAGGAAGCTACGGCCCTGGAACTGGCTAAAGACTACACAGGTGCCCTGAAAGCCTACGACCGGATTGTAACGGAGTATCCCGCCTCATTCGAGGTGAACGAAGCCCGCCAATACAAAGCCCGCGCCGAAGCGCTAAGCGGTAAATAG
- the recF gene encoding DNA replication/repair protein RecF (All proteins in this family for which functions are known are DNA-binding proteins that assist the filamentation of RecA onto DNA for the initiation of recombination or recombinational repair.): MILESLHLLFFKNYDEANLRFSPRINCFVGDNGSGKTNLLDAIHYLSLTKSAFTSLDAQSIKQGEEFFVVKGRFQQGDTVVSATVGSEAIQVSLRVGQKKAVTHDKQPYERISDHIGRYPAVLISPYDTDLIRQGSEERRKYFDSLISQLDHEYLELLISYNHILRQRNSLLKLAAERQGGYDRDYLLVLDEQLVPAGLKIVDARQQFLVEFTPIFQRHYQQLADSREVVTLSYKSQLPEADFAKLLRIQERKDLALQRTTVGPHKDDFVFLMDELAVKSYGSQGQQKSYVIALKLAQFEILSLRQQQKPLLLLDDIFDRLDEKRITRLLQLVADHTFGQVFLTDTHLDRTDLALATITDQISRFQVENGSVRPL, translated from the coding sequence ATGATACTCGAAAGCCTGCACCTACTGTTTTTCAAAAATTACGACGAGGCGAATCTGCGCTTTTCTCCGCGCATCAATTGCTTTGTTGGGGACAACGGCAGCGGCAAAACCAATTTACTGGATGCTATTCATTACCTCTCTCTTACCAAGAGTGCCTTCACTTCCTTGGATGCGCAAAGCATTAAGCAGGGGGAAGAGTTCTTTGTGGTCAAGGGCCGTTTCCAGCAGGGCGACACAGTGGTTTCGGCAACAGTTGGCAGCGAGGCCATCCAGGTAAGTCTGCGTGTTGGGCAGAAGAAAGCCGTCACTCACGACAAGCAACCCTACGAGCGGATATCTGACCACATTGGCCGTTACCCTGCTGTTCTTATCTCCCCTTATGACACAGACCTTATCCGGCAGGGTAGCGAAGAGCGGCGCAAGTACTTCGACAGCCTTATTTCTCAGCTGGACCACGAGTACCTGGAACTGCTGATTTCCTATAACCACATCTTACGTCAGCGCAACTCGTTGCTTAAGCTGGCCGCCGAGCGCCAAGGCGGTTACGACCGTGATTATTTGCTTGTACTTGATGAGCAGTTGGTGCCGGCTGGCCTGAAGATCGTGGATGCTCGTCAGCAGTTTCTAGTGGAGTTCACACCCATTTTCCAGCGCCACTATCAGCAGCTTGCTGATAGCCGCGAGGTAGTGACGCTTTCTTATAAGAGTCAGTTGCCCGAAGCTGACTTTGCGAAACTGCTGAGAATACAGGAGCGCAAGGACCTTGCTCTTCAACGAACAACAGTTGGACCTCATAAGGATGACTTCGTTTTCCTGATGGATGAGCTGGCAGTTAAAAGTTACGGCTCGCAGGGGCAGCAGAAGTCCTATGTTATTGCGCTAAAGCTCGCGCAGTTTGAAATCCTTTCCCTGCGTCAACAACAAAAGCCCCTACTCCTACTCGACGACATATTTGACCGGCTGGATGAAAAGCGTATCACCCGTCTTCTACAGTTGGTAGCCGACCACACCTTTGGGCAAGTATTCCTGACCGATACCCACCTGGACCGTACCGACCTTGCGCTTGCTACTATCACGGACCAAATCAGTCGGTTTCAGGTTGAGAATGGTAGTGTTAGGCCCCTCTGA
- the ribH gene encoding 6,7-dimethyl-8-ribityllumazine synthase, whose product MATSLKNLSEYNSDHFIDIADKRFGLVVAEWNREITDTLARGAYETLLKHGAKEENIFRNTVPGSFELTLGAQLLAQHEEIDAVICLGVVIKGETKHDDYICHAVANGITNVGLKFNKPVIFGLVTTNTLEQAWDRAGGKHGNKGVEGAVAAIQMLSF is encoded by the coding sequence ATGGCCACTTCCCTCAAGAACCTGAGCGAGTACAACTCCGACCACTTCATCGACATTGCGGACAAACGATTCGGCTTAGTAGTGGCCGAGTGGAACCGCGAAATAACCGATACACTGGCACGCGGCGCCTACGAGACACTGCTTAAGCATGGTGCCAAGGAAGAGAACATCTTTCGTAACACTGTACCAGGTAGCTTCGAGCTGACACTGGGTGCGCAACTGCTGGCCCAGCATGAAGAAATAGATGCTGTTATCTGCCTAGGCGTTGTTATCAAAGGCGAAACCAAGCACGACGACTACATCTGCCACGCAGTTGCCAATGGCATTACTAATGTGGGCCTGAAGTTTAACAAGCCGGTCATCTTTGGACTAGTGACAACCAACACACTGGAACAGGCCTGGGACCGGGCCGGCGGCAAACACGGTAACAAAGGTGTCGAAGGGGCAGTAGCCGCAATCCAAATGCTGAGCTTCTAA
- a CDS encoding acyl-CoA thioesterase translates to MPITSSSPLPPLPDFRPVSYSRLTLTELMIPSYANFGGKIHGGILLSLMDKVAYAAASKHAGTYCVTVSVDGVNFLQPVEVGELVSLLASVNYVGRTSLLVGIKVVAEDVRTGLVKHTNTSYFTMVAKDDVGKPTTVPGLSLERPEDTRRFLEAIKRREFNAQFNREFNNARTDLAIEDSLHLLEAERCRISY, encoded by the coding sequence ATGCCTATTACCTCTTCATCTCCTCTACCACCGCTGCCTGACTTCAGGCCGGTTTCTTATTCGCGCCTTACCCTGACGGAACTCATGATTCCGTCGTATGCCAACTTTGGCGGTAAGATCCACGGAGGCATTCTTCTTTCCCTTATGGATAAGGTTGCATATGCGGCCGCATCCAAGCATGCCGGCACCTACTGCGTTACGGTGAGTGTAGATGGGGTAAACTTTCTGCAGCCAGTGGAAGTGGGCGAGTTAGTGTCGCTTTTAGCCTCCGTAAATTATGTGGGGCGCACTTCGCTGCTTGTGGGCATTAAGGTGGTTGCTGAAGATGTACGAACTGGCTTAGTCAAGCATACCAATACCTCTTATTTCACTATGGTTGCCAAGGACGACGTAGGCAAGCCAACAACCGTTCCTGGCCTCTCCTTAGAAAGGCCAGAGGACACCCGGCGCTTCCTTGAAGCAATTAAGAGACGTGAGTTCAACGCGCAGTTCAACCGTGAATTCAACAACGCAAGAACCGACCTTGCTATTGAGGACTCGCTTCATTTATTAGAAGCAGAACGATGTCGGATCAGCTATTGA
- the pdhA gene encoding pyruvate dehydrogenase (acetyl-transferring) E1 component subunit alpha, which yields MPPAVSKGKSAKKGDVKEAKATSPAKPKFSKETYLTWYEQMQLMRKFEEKAGQLYGQQKIKGFCHLYIGQEACAAGAVSALRKGDKWITAYRDHAHPLALGTSPNAIMAELYAKATGCSKGKGGSMHIFDKEVNFVGGHGIVGAQVPMGAGIAFAEKYNKTGNLCICYMGDGAVRQGALHEAFNMAMLWKLPVIFVVENNGYAMGTSVQRTSNVTELYHIGRGYDMPSEPVNAMNVEDVHDAVARAAERARAGEGPTFLEFKTYRYKGHSMSDPAKYRTKEELEDYRSRDAIEAVRHTILTNNMATEEALTAIDEKIKAQVLESVDFAETSPYPTADELFKDVYVQQDYPYIRD from the coding sequence ATGCCGCCTGCTGTGAGCAAAGGCAAGTCAGCAAAAAAAGGCGACGTGAAGGAAGCCAAGGCTACTTCACCCGCTAAACCCAAATTCTCGAAAGAAACCTACCTCACCTGGTATGAGCAAATGCAGCTCATGCGCAAGTTTGAGGAGAAGGCCGGCCAGCTGTATGGCCAGCAAAAGATAAAAGGCTTCTGCCACCTCTACATTGGTCAAGAGGCCTGTGCAGCCGGGGCAGTATCAGCTTTGCGCAAGGGCGACAAGTGGATTACGGCTTACCGTGACCATGCGCACCCGCTGGCACTGGGCACTTCGCCAAACGCCATCATGGCCGAGCTATATGCAAAAGCTACTGGCTGCTCGAAAGGCAAAGGCGGCTCGATGCACATCTTCGATAAGGAGGTGAACTTCGTTGGTGGCCACGGTATCGTAGGGGCACAGGTTCCGATGGGAGCCGGCATTGCTTTCGCCGAGAAGTACAACAAGACGGGCAACCTCTGCATCTGCTACATGGGCGACGGCGCAGTGCGCCAAGGTGCTCTGCACGAGGCTTTCAACATGGCCATGCTGTGGAAGCTGCCTGTCATCTTTGTGGTAGAAAACAACGGCTACGCCATGGGCACTTCGGTGCAGCGCACTTCCAACGTAACGGAGCTCTACCACATCGGCCGCGGCTACGACATGCCGTCGGAGCCAGTGAATGCCATGAATGTAGAAGACGTGCACGATGCTGTAGCACGAGCCGCTGAGCGTGCCCGTGCTGGTGAAGGCCCGACGTTCCTGGAGTTCAAAACGTACCGCTACAAAGGCCACTCCATGAGTGACCCGGCTAAATACCGCACCAAGGAAGAGCTGGAGGATTACCGCTCCCGCGACGCCATCGAAGCAGTGCGCCACACCATCCTGACCAACAACATGGCCACGGAAGAAGCACTGACTGCTATTGATGAAAAAATCAAAGCGCAGGTACTGGAGTCGGTAGATTTTGCGGAAACCTCGCCTTATCCAACCGCCGACGAACTGTTCAAGGACGTGTACGTGCAGCAGGATTATCCTTACATCCGCGACTAA